gtggagtccacccccgctggccacactttgatggtccttactgatggcttcacacggttaatgcggggtgagtacttgggggtcaggaacaaagaaaggtgatctgattgacccaagtgggggagggggggggggggtgggggtcacagcatatgcttcagccatgtttgtgtaaacttggtctaaagttttgtttccccttgtgtggcagaaaatgttttgatggaatttggggagcactgtctttaagtttgagtgattaaaattcCCCGCAACAATATATATAACGAAAagggagtaaatttgcccagagtgttttaagggtttttttcaaagcattttcccagaatatgtcaaaataagatgtccccGAATATCAGTCAGTTTGCTGAAACACCgagaaagttttggccaaattaagcctcaaaataaccccagaatggatgaaaataacccaacagcacacaagggaaAAGGTGCACATTCCAGCCTTTTTGCAGATGCTGTACCGGTGTGTCTCATGTCTGCgaggcaaatattcagctgtttgttcagctgttaccccagaactttttttttgaTGCGTTTACCAGTCAGACACAGTATTaacaagtattccctgtctgctttacaaattttagaaaaacattttattgtaattatgaatatatacaaataaaaatattctatTTACAGCGTTCAAATCTCTCTTATCCATATgaccaaaattacttttataattaattatgtaagaaactctgaaaactggtcgGACGCAGTGTCAAATTActaaaacttttatgttaagcggctttgacacaatttacattgtaaaagcactagataaataaatatggattgaatctgcttaaatgtgaatgttaatggaccaaacaaaatatgatctgatttattttacatttaatttgcatccaAATTacagtgtgtagccaatgtttccagtgtcttttcacttttcagcttatgatgagagtttttaagactaaatgaaaactaatgttttatttatttattttagacctaattgaagagaatgaggggagtaaagggTATTTTGAGAAGGAGAGACAATAATCATTTCAACTGCACtcggtgtggaaagagttttggaagaaaaggcgATCTTAAGATTCAAATGAAGGTCCACattggagagaaaccattcaattcagtattttgttttccttttaagaataaaaaccttcatttaaaaactgcacaatgtgtttaattgtgttatctttgactaatgtttacatttgtttgatgatctgagaCCGTAAAGTGTTAGAATTCTGCACTGCATTCGTTACATGCAGATTACTAACCTTTAGAACATTTGTCATTTAAACGTGCAGATTTAAGGCTATatgcagatgttttttttctgacagATTTACTTGTCAGGCACAGAATGAGAAAGCATTCCCTAACTGCTTTACAAGTTTtacaaaaacatgttgttttgttttgattatgaatatatacaaataaaaattggccatttacagctttcaaatttATGTCTCATCTATATGACCAAAATGATCTGGGATTAATCATATaagaatctgcttaaatgtgtatgtgtgtaatggaCCCCAGGAGGTTGATATGACAAGATCAATCTAAATATGATCtgctatgtttttacatttattgtgcatcaaaattaaggtttgtgtagccaatgtttttgTGCCTTTTCACTTCAGCTTTTGATGAAAGTTTTAATGATTtactaaaaactgaacttttttttatttcagacctaattaaaGACTATGAGAAGAGTAAAGAAGAGGAACACgatgtcaaaattgaggacaaAGTTCATTTaaagactgatggtattttaaaAGTGAGAGACAAGAGTTGTTTTACCTGCACTCGGTGTGGCAAGAGTTTCAGCCAAGCATCATACCTTactaaacacatgatgatccacactggagaaaaaccattcacatgccctcagtgtgggaagagtttcagccaattatcatACCTTACTAAACACATGAATATCCACAcgggagaaaaaccattcacatgccctcaatgtgggaagagtttcaaccaatcatcaaacctaaatcaacacatgatgatccacactggagagaaaccattcatatgccctcagtgtgggaagagtttcaaccaatcatcaaacctaaatcaacacatgatgatccacaccggagaaaaaccattcacatgccctcagtgtgggaagagtttcagccaatcaccaTACCTTactaaacacatgatgatccacactggagaaaaaccattcacatgccctcagtgtgggaagagtttcagccaatcaccaTACCTTTctaaacacatgatgatccacactggagagaaaccattcacatgccctcagtgtgggaagagattCAGCAAATCATCATCGCTTTATAGACACATGAATGTCCACAccagagaaaaaccattcacatgccctcagtgtgggaagagtttcagccagtcATTATACCTTactaaacacatgatgatccacactggagaaaaaacattcacatgccctcaatgtgggaagagtttcagcaaatcatcatcgctttatagacacatgaagatccacaccggagaaaaaccattcacatgcactcagtgtgggaagagtttcagccaatcatcattccttaataaacacatgaggatccacactggagagaaaccattcacatgcactcagtgtgggaagagtttcaaccaatcatcaaaccttaatcaccacatgatgatccacactggagagaaaccattcacatgtactcagtgtgggaagagtttcatcagATCATCATCGCTTTATAGACACATGGAGATCCACACCGGAGAAAAACCATTCgcatgccctcagtgtggaaagagtttcaaccaatcatcataccttaataaacacattagGATCCACACTAGAGAGAgatcattcacatgcactcagtgtgggaagagtttcatccactCATCCCACCTTACtagacacatgaagatccacactggtgtgagagagtatatgtgcttggagtgtgagaagacttttattacagctgcaGAATTTAAACAGCACCAGAGGATACACATTGGAGAAAAACTGTACTAGTGCTCACTCAGCAGTAAGAGGTTTACTCACTCAGGAACCTTGAAAACACATAAgtggattcacactggagagaaatcgTAGACATGATCAGTGTTTACAGAGTTTCACTCATTCGgggcagcttaagaaacacatgggaTGGTTTCTGGTATGGCGTCGACACGTGTAGCAGCATAGAAAGAGCGCTCCCATACACACTGGTATTAATCCtcctttttacattatttatgataacctaaaccatatttaaataacatggagGGGGACAAAAACAAAAAGGCTCGGACAAAACAACCATTAAAACTTGAAAAAAACGAGACCTCAACAGAAGCGGAGCAGCAAGTTGAAGAATTGGAGGAAAACATTGCTGAGGTGAAAGAAATGCTCGATCAATCCATCCAAATTCAGAAAACTTACAAGAGAAACTGTTAGATCGAGAAACATGCTCCCGTAGAAATAATATTCAGATCTTTGGAACCCCGGAAGGAAGCGAATGGAATAATATCCAAGACTTGGTGGAAACGATTTTCATCACTTGACAAATTGAACCTTAAAATCCAACGTGTCACTGGCACTCGGACCAAAACCACCCACTGACGCCACCCTAGATCAGTGGTGGTATTCTTCCTGGAATACAAAATGTAGCACCTGGTTCTCTGCTCTGCATGAAGAAAGTAATACACTGGAATGAAT
This region of Danio aesculapii chromosome 4, fDanAes4.1, whole genome shotgun sequence genomic DNA includes:
- the LOC130222120 gene encoding gastrula zinc finger protein XlCGF57.1-like codes for the protein MMIHTGEKPFTCPQCGKSFSQLSYLTKHMNIHTGEKPFTCPQCGKSFNQSSNLNQHMMIHTGEKPFICPQCGKSFNQSSNLNQHMMIHTGEKPFTCPQCGKSFSQSPYLTKHMMIHTGEKPFTCPQCGKSFSQSPYLSKHMMIHTGEKPFTCPQCGKRFSKSSSLYRHMNVHTREKPFTCPQCGKSFSQSLYLTKHMMIHTGEKTFTCPQCGKSFSKSSSLYRHMKIHTGEKPFTCTQCGKSFSQSSFLNKHMRIHTGEKPFTCTQCGKSFNQSSNLNHHMMIHTGEKPFTCTQCGKSFIRSSSLYRHMEIHTGEKPFACPQCGKSFNQSSYLNKHIRIHTRERSFTCTQCGKSFIHSSHLTRHMKIHTGVREYMCLECEKTFITAAEFKQHQRIHIGEKLY